From Ascochyta rabiei chromosome 16, complete sequence, the proteins below share one genomic window:
- a CDS encoding 3-hydroxyphenylacetate 6-hydroxylase produces MISTITPIVAEQLANHPLRSMLVLLLITPIAYLISNEYVRYTRRLKGFSGPRNWPLVGNIPDIKYNAAEKYREWSRQYGAVYQIQLGNEPVVVVNSAEAARKIFGGNSQALSSRPVFWTFHKVLSNTAGTTIGTSPFNDSLKRRRKGAASALNKPSIATYVDHLDLETKDFVKDGFESGRAGTVGVDPMPMIERLSLSLSLTLNWGTRMGSREDPMFHEITEVEAAISKFRSTTGNLQDYIPILRLNPFSGGTKMAKEYRVRRDAYLHRLNKDLDDRMEKGTHKPCIQAKIIEDKEAALNKEELTSISLTMLSGGLDTITTLVQWSVALLAQRPDIQNKAVAEIRKLYSEEQPLADAYDDQKCAYIVALVRECLRFYTVLRLALPRATVKDVIYEGKLIPAGSTIYLNAWACNMDPDVWSDPETFRPERWLEQPDAPLFTYGLGYRMCAGSLLANRELYLVFLRVLNSFELVKDSDVDTHPVRGSADPTSLVCMCRHYKIKFVPRNERALRQALKEADERLAEE; encoded by the exons ATGATCTCCACAATCACGCCCATTGTCGCCGAGCAACTCGCCAACCATCCGCTCCGGTCCATGCTCGTTCTTCTCCTCATCACACCCATTGCCTACCTGATCTCCAACGAGTATGTTCGCTACACGCGCCGTCTCAAGGGTTTCTCGGGACCCAGAAACTGGCCTCTCGTCGGCAACATTCCAGATATCAAATACAACGCGGCAGAGAAGTACCGCGAATGGTCTAGGCAATACGGCGCAGTTTACCAGATCCAACTCGGCAACGAGCCTGTAGTGGTGGTGAACAGCGCGGAAGCAGCGCGCAAAATCTTCGGCGGTAACAGCCAGGCGCTCAGCTCGAGACCGGTGTTTTGGACGTTCCACAAGGTGCTGAGCAACACGGCGGGCACGACGATCGGAACGAGTCCGTTCAACGACAGCTTGAAGAGGAGGAGAAAAGGGGCTGCGAGCGCGCTCAACAAGCCGAGTATTGCGACGTATGTCGACCACCTGGATTTGGAGACGAAAGACTTTGTCAAGGATGGGTTTGAGTCTGGACGTGCCGGGACGGTTGGCGTGGACCCGATGCCGATGATCGAGCGGCTTTCGCTTTCGTTGAGCCTGACGCTGAACTGGGGAACGCGCATGGGCAGCCGTGAAGATCCCATGTTCCATGAGATTACAGAGGTTGAGGCTGCGATCAGCAAGTTCAGATCCACGACGGGCAACCTGCAAGACTACATCCCCATTCTGAGGTTGAACCCGTTTAGCGGAGGTACGAAGATGGCGAAGGAGTACCGGGTCCGGCGCGATGCGTACTTGCACCGACTGAACAAGGACTTGGATGATCGTATGGAGAAGGGAACGCACAAGCCGTGCATCCAGGCCAAGATCATCGAGGACAAGGAAGCTGCGCTGAACAAGGAGGAGCTTACTTCGATCAGCCTGACGATGCTTTCTGGCGGTCTCGATACGATTACCACGCTCGTGCAGTGGAGTGTTGCTCTCCTGGCCCAGCGACCGGACATCCAGAACAAGGCCGTGGCTGAGATCCGCAAGCTGTACTCGGAAGAGCAGCCGCTGGCGGATGCGTACGATGACCAGAAGTGTGCGTACATTGTCGCGCTAGTCAGGGAGTGTCTGCGCTTCTACACTGTGCTACGCCTGGCGCTCCCACGTGCCACAGTCAAGGATGTCATCTACGAGGGCAAGTTGATTCCGGCTGGGAGCACAATCTACCTCAACGCGTGGGCGTGTAACATGG ATCCAGACGTCTGGTCCGACCCCGAGACCTTCCGCCCGGAGCGCTGGCTCGAGCAGCCTGATGCACCGCTCTTCACGTACGGCCTCGGATACCGCATGTGCGCTGGCTCGCTGCTTGCAAACCGTGAGCTGTACCTCGTGTTCCTGCGCGTGCTGAACAGCTTTGAGCTCGTCAAGGACTCGGATGTTGACACACATCCCGTGAGGGGAAGCGCAGACCCGACGAGTTTGGTGTGCATGTGCAGACACTACAAGATCAAGTTTGTGCCTAGGAACGAGAGGGCGCTGCGGCAGGCGTTGAAGGAGGCAGACGAGCGGTTGGCGGAGGAATGA
- a CDS encoding DNA-directed RNA polymerase, with product MMLARAATRKLRRDAFRSPTQLSGARALPPLCPAQLRRTSNVSSLPAATATHESRRQRRPSLSTRRTTRSLVTAAELHPHPSSAPLDGFMQAWGPKIQPPELARLQSWDTANPLVVHDQHAHNAPMARSVGHGISGDPIEMHQNLYACLRVGRTDRAALILRRLSTIYSPAAPEMTDAHNIFLQTLLELAQEDPKADESMESIESWYNKNMVDKSIAPNAMTFVTLLRAAVSFLDADRQENVIRHYLDMANECGPDVLEQVNTSPDFTDEEWNLVIRLQPDSFEEPPALDTLHELQFNTSEAATSAVLQGLPPQVAHIKPVDQKGFGLVTLKQALSTFDGPANIPYPHDMQGTQEEKDRAYAYARQLRIEQDGMEAAVLRWRKEDEKLTDMGIHGVLKTKSIQALMYNWYTSLVPMFKKQIEHAKEVTSNPTKANQSDDAHAYGAWLERCTPERLAANAITRVIHACVQVKGQESDNLKLSALSVSIGNDVMEHINLDEQTRHEKYLKAQRKHARRELVEKLSKSSHGTIAKTERSNKPVEVPFERTEIPIAARIKIGALALENVLQAARITVTAEDPKTGQQLTSTQAAFHHQMILSQGKRVGWIVPHHEILSKLRNEPVHNIMSVKLPMVVPPKPWSGFDVGGYYTMPSKVVRQKTGDTSQRAYASTAIENGDMTKVLAGLDVLGKVPWQINKPIFQVMVEVWNSGEGLGGLVAEKIHLERPTEPPADADFQQRAAWGKKLKEYENLKNGLHSQRCFQNFQLEIANAMANEKELYFPHSVDFRGRAYPIPPVLNHIGSDIARGLLKFANGKELGSIGLQWLKVHLANLAGFDKASLREREQFAMDHMNDIVDSATNPLGGRRWWAKAEDPWQCLACCRELKQAFDLPDPTRYVSQLPVHQDGTCNGLQHYAALGGDQAGARQVNLEPSDRPQDIYTGVAELVKEMVEVEAEQGNAAAKYVRGHITRKVVKRTVMTNVYGVTFMGAKQQVYDELKDIFPNFQETKELRSLQAVSMYVAYKIFEALGKIFNGAQEIQYWLGECGDRITTSITAEQVKQIQSRFEGKAPRPDGKYNSDKISKSGLKQLIKTVENFKTGIIWTTPLKMPIVQPYRKDSLQKISTPLQDITVQKRTASDVVDKRKQLQAFPPNFIHSLDATHMILSALKCSEMGLDFAAVHDSFWTHACDIPNLNVILRDAFVRMHSEDITSRLAAEFSARYADNMYRASVHAGTEVGKRISKWRIANRSTKSTATDGIGHKHGTASFDEIALEAQRQELLKSEDPELRAKGEAMVTPTSIWLEAKDPKTLASFRLSLLGETGSEAKTKSTEPSKFDEIVENSKALEEAVMKSEDPESITTVKVTADDKSKRAAKYLGEISTIQVWLPLTFPPVPEKGDWDVARLRESKYFFS from the coding sequence ATGATGCTCGCGCGAGCAGCCACGCGCAAGCTGCGCAGAGATGCATTCCGCTCGCCCACACAGCTTTCAGGTGCACGCGCGCTGCCGCCGCTCTGTCCTGCCCAGCTGCGACGCACATCCAACGTCAGCTCCCTCCctgccgccaccgccacacACGAATCGAGACGACAGCGGAGACCGTCGCTGTCGACACGGCGCACGACGCGCTCGCTCGTCACCGCCGCCGAACTGCACCCCCACCCGTCCTCGGCGCCCCTGGATGGCTTCATGCAGGCGTGGGGCCCCAAAATACAGCCGCCCGAGCTCGCCCGCCTGCAATCGTGGGACACGGCCAATCCCCTTGTCGTCCACGACCAGCATGCCCACAACGCACCCATGGCCCGCAGCGTTGGCCACGGCATCAGCGGCGACCCCATCGAGATGCACCAGAACCTCTACGCCTGCCTGCGAGTCGGGCGGACAGACCGCGCCGCCCTCATCCTCCGACGCCTCTCCACCATCTATTCGCCCGCCGCGCCGGAGATGACCGACGCCCACAACATCTTCCTGCAGACCCTCCTCGAGCTGGCCCAGGAGGATCCCAAGGCCGACGAGTCCATGGAGAGCATCGAGTCGTGGTACAACAAGAACATGGTCGACAAGTCCATCGCCCCCAACGCCATGACCTTTGTCACCCTGCTGCGCGCCGCCGTCAGCTTCCTCGACGCCGACCGGCAGGAGAACGTGATCCGCCACTATCTCGACATGGCCAACGAGTGCGGCCCGGATGTGCTCGAGCAGGTAAACACCTCGCCCGACTTCACCGACGAGGAGTGGAACTTGGTCATCCGCCTGCAGCCCGACAGCTTCGAAGAGCCTCCGGCCTTGGACACGCTCCACGAGCTGCAGTTCAACACCTCCGAGGCGGCCACGTCTGCCGTGCTGCAGGGCCTACCCCCGCAAGTCGCACACATCAAGCCCGTGGACCAAAAGGGCTTCGGCCTAGTCACGCTCAAGCAGGCGCTCAGCACCTTCGACGGCCCCGCCAACATCCCCTATCCTCACGACATGCAGGGCACGCAAGAAGAAAAGGACCGCGCATACGCATACGCTCGCCAGCTACGCATCGAGCAGGATGGCATGGAGGCTGCCGTGCTTCGCTGGAGGAAGGAAGATGAGAAGCTGACGGACATGGGCATCCACGGAGTCCTGAAGACGAAGAGCATCCAGGCTCTCATGTACAACTGGTACACCAGCCTTGTGCCCATGTTCAAGAAGCAGATCGAGCACGCCAAGGAAGTCACCAGCAACCCCACCAAGGCGAACCAAAGCGACGATGCCCACGCCTACGGAGCCTGGCTCGAGAGATGCACACCCGAACGCTTGGCTGCGAACGCAATCACCCGTGTAATCCACGCTTGCGTTCAAGTCAAGGGACAGGAGAGCGACAACCTCAAGCTGTCCGCTCTATCTGTGTCCATTGGCAACGACGTCATGGAGCACATCAACCTGGACGAACAAACCCGACACGAAAAATACCTCAAGGCGCAACGCAAGCATGCCCGTAGGGAGCTTGTCGAGAAGCTTTCCAAATCAAGCCACGGCACCATCGCAAAGACGGAGAGATCCAACAAGCCAGTCGAGGTACCCTTCGAGAGGACCGAGATCCCTATTGCCGCTCGCATCAAGATCGGCGCGCTCGCTCTCGAGAACGTTCTGCAAGCCGCCCGAATCACCGTCACCGCCGAGGATCCAAAGACTGGCCAGCAATTGACCAGCACGCAAGCTGCCTTCCACCACCAGATGATCCTGTCCCAAGGCAAGCGTGTCGGCTGGATTGTCCCGCACCACGAGATCTTGAGCAAGCTCCGCAACGAACCGGTCCACAACATCATGAGTGTCAAGCTCCCCATGGTGGTTCCGCCAAAGCCGTGGTCCGGCTTCGATGTTGGGGGCTACTACACCATGCCGTCCAAGGTGGTACGCCAGAAGACTGGCGACACCTCTCAACGAGCGTACGCCTCGACTGCCATCGAGAATGGGGATATGACAAAGGTCCTCGCTGGACTCGACGTGCTTGGCAAGGTGCCTTGGCAGATCAACAAGCCGATTTTCCAAGTCATGGTGGAGGTCTGGAATTCCGGCGAGGGGTTGGGAGGCCTCGTTGCCGAGAAGATTCACCTCGAGCGCCCTACGGAACCACCCGCCGACGCCGACTTCCAGCAGCGAGCCGCGTGGGGCAAGAAGCTGAAGGAGTATGAGAACCTGAAGAACGGTCTCCATTCGCAGCGATGCTTCCAGAACTTCCAACTGGAGATTGCAAACGCAATGGCCAACGAAAAAGAGCTGTACTTCCCTCACAGCGTCGACTTCCGTGGCCGCGCATACCCCATCCCGCCTGTCCTCAACCACATCGGTTCCGACATCGCCAGAGGCCTCCTCAAGTTCGCCAATGGCAAGGAGCTGGGTTCCATCGGGCTGCAATGGCTCAAGGTACATCTGGCCAACCTTGCTGGTTTCGACAAGGCTAGCCTTCGAGAGCGTGAACAGTTCGCCATGGATCACATGAACGACATCGTCGACTCTGCCACCAACCCCTTGGGTGGAAGGCGTTGGTGGGCCAAGGCGGAAGACCCGTGGCAGTGTCTCGCATGCTGCAGGGAGCTCAAGCAAGCCTTCGACCTGCCCGATCCCACCCGCTACGTCTCACAATTGCCTGTCCACCAGGACGGTACATGCAACGGTCTTCAGCACTATGCTGCCTTGGGCGGCGATCAAGCAGGTGCTCGCCAGGTTAACCTTGAGCCCTCTGATCGGCCCCAGGATATCTACACCGGTGTTGCAGAGCTTGTAAAAGAGATGGTCGAAGTGGAAGCCGAGCAGGGCAATGCTGCCGCCAAGTACGTCAGGGGTCACATTACTCGAAAGGTTGTCAAGCGAACTGTGATGACGAACGTCTACGGCGTCACCTTCATGGGTGCCAAACAGCAGGTCTACGACGAGCTGAAGGACATTTTCCCCAACTTCCAGGAGACAAAAGAGCTCCGGTCGCTGCAAGCTGTCTCCATGTACGTGGCCTATAAGATCTTCGAGGCACTCGGTAAGATCTTCAACGGTGCGCAGGAGATCCAGTACTGGCTCGGAGAGTGCGGCGACCGCATCACAACTTCCATCACCGCAGAGCAGGTGAAGCAGATCCAAAGCCGATTCGAAGGCAAGGCACCTCGCCCAGACGGCAAGTACAACTCGGACAAGATTTCAAAGTCGGGTCTGAAGCAGCTGATCAAGACTGTCGAGAACTTCAAGACGGGCATCATCTGGACCACCCCGCTTAAGATGCCTATCGTCCAACCCTACAGGAAAGACTCGCTGCAGAAGATCTCGACACCCCTCCAGGACATCACCGTTCAAAAGCGCACCGCAAGCGACGTTGTCGACAAGCGGAAGCAGCTGCAAGCGTTCCCCCCCAACTTCATCCACTCCCTCGACGCTACGCACATGATTCTTTCCGCGCTCAAGTGCAGCGAGATGGGTCTCGACTTTGCTGCTGTGCACGACAGTTTCTGGACACACGCTTGCGATATCCCGAACCTCAACGTCATCCTCCGTGACGCTTTCGTCCGCATGCACTCAGAGGACATCACCAGCCGTCTTGCGGCAGAGTTCAGTGCTCGTTACGCCGACAACATGTATCGCGCCAGCGTGCATGCTGGTACCGAGGTTGGAAAGAGAATCTCAAAGTGGCGGATTGCAAACCGATCCACAAAGTCAACGGCCACCGATGGCATTGGACACAAACACGGCACGGCGTCGTTTGACGAGATCGCGCTGGAAGCTCAGAGGCAGGAGCTGCTCAAGAGCGAGGATCCCGAGCTCAGAGCGAAGGGCGAGGCTATGGTCACCCCTACCAGCATCTGGCTCGAGGCCAAAGACCCCAAGACACTCGCTTCCTTCCGCCTCTCACTCCTAGGCGAGACTGGATCCGAAGCCAAGACCAAGAGCACCGAACCCTCCAAGTTCGACGAGATCGTGGAGAACAGCAAGGCCCTCGAAGAGGCCGTCATGAAATCAGAGGACCCGGAATCCATCACCACTGTTAAAGTCACAGCCGACGACAAGTCCAAGCGAGCCGCCAAATACCTCGGCGAAATCTCCACCATCCAAGTCTGGCTCCCACTTACCTTTCCTCCCGTCCCCGAGAAGGGCGACTGGGACGTAGCCCGCCTCCGCGAATCAAAGTACTTCTTCTCATGA